In one window of Cellulophaga sp. HaHa_2_95 DNA:
- a CDS encoding 6-phosphogluconate dehydrogenase yields MKKIIGLIIVAIIAIFGAYYAFVYFVPYSEGIRSGELIKISYKGVAIKTWEGEISQGISGAQIFEFSVLDKDKEVIQQLKDYQGQYVKLDYVERYRTFFWLGDSKYFITKVQKEKSPGYRN; encoded by the coding sequence ATGAAAAAAATAATTGGATTAATAATTGTTGCAATAATCGCAATATTTGGAGCTTACTATGCTTTTGTATATTTTGTGCCTTACAGTGAAGGAATACGCTCTGGAGAACTTATTAAAATAAGCTATAAAGGAGTTGCTATCAAAACATGGGAAGGAGAAATAAGCCAAGGAATCTCTGGAGCTCAAATTTTTGAATTTTCTGTTTTAGATAAAGACAAAGAAGTCATTCAGCAATTAAAAGATTATCAAGGCCAATACGTAAAATTAGATTATGTAGAGCGCTATAGAACATTCTTTTGGCTGGGAGATTCTAAGTATTTCATCACTAAAGTACAAAAAGAAAAATCACCCGGTTACCGCAATTAA